The DNA sequence ataaaagaagcccatagtctTTTCCTTTATAATCTCTTCAAATTTCTCTTCGGTTCTAATCACCTGTCCAGAAACCAAGAGACATCACTCAGTCCAGATTATTAAATCCATTCTTTACATAGACATTAGTTCATTATTTGACAAGAAAACTTTTAATTTTTCTGGATCATCAAAAAATAAGGATTTATTTCCATTGGTCACTCTCATTTTTGCAGGATAGTATAAACTATAAGTAAACCCTTTTTCTCTCAATTGAGGTCTTAACAGGAGGAACTGCTTTCTTGTGTTCAACGTTCTTTTTGCGAAATCAGgcacaaataaaacttggagcCCTTATAATTCAAGTTTTTGTCCACTTTGGCCAAGTTTAGAATCTCTATTGCTTGCTGAAAACGTAAGAGTTTGAAAATTAAAGGCCTTGGTCTTACTTGACTTGCTGACCGTTTATATGGAATCCTGTGTGCTCATTTTATTTCTAGGGGCTGTTTCAAATTTAATTGTAATAACTTAGGTAACAGATTTTCCAAAAATTGAATAACATTCCCCCCTTCCAAACCTTCAGCTAAGCCAATAATTTTCacattcttcctttttcctctgttttcatAGTCTTCAAGCTGTCTCTGCATTTCTTTAATAGTTTGGCTATCCGCTTTACATTGGGTTGTGCTCAGTTTCATTTGATCCATTTTATTCTCCAGTAGATTCATTCTTTGGTTAGCTACTTCCAACTGTCTATATTCAAGACTTTTTCTTTTACTTCAGTAATTTTAGTTGTGTTGTCTTGAAGCATTCTTTGTATGTTTTGCAACTTTGTCATTACCTCATTTTTATCTAAAGCTTCCGTTACTTCTTCAGGAAGCGGCACTTTAGACGGCATCACCTGATCATGCTTGACGCGTTTCGCCGTCCTTGCAGCCGCGAAAGCCTCGTCAATTTTCACTTGCCGCATACACGCCATATTCCTGAATCAAATAGTACTATTTCGGGGAAGAAAGAAAGCCTAAAGGTACTTTAAATTTTTCAAACTGTTGCCCGGGTTAGCGGAGCGTCGCGATCACCCCTCCATCTTGTGCGCGCGCCAAGCCAtgcccccatctgaacaaagttaatttttttttttttaagtttagaaACTTCACTTTTGAATGAGTCTTCTCTACTCCTGCCTTAATATTAAATCACACCATGCAGAGATCACTGGACGTCAAATGATCACCCagtataacatcagaaacactttccttgTTTGTAAGTCCAGTATGTCCCCATCCCACATGGGtcccattaccaactgctggaacagttcttttAGAGAATCCAAGATCACACTACCgggaagagctttggattcttgcccagaaatagctaagaagaaaataaaattttaaaaaacaaatttaaattgaatcaggttgggcagactggatggaccatttgggtctttatctgccatcatttactatgttactgtcccCCTTCTTCAAGGAgatcccgcaatagggataccccaatcaacatctagcatattaaaatctcctattagtagtatatcacaccaatataaataaTTTTCTATTCACTTTCCAGTTtaacccacagtgcctcttccttaccctgtagatcCTGAAATTGTggggctttaatatgatctttaccATATAAcgccactccccctccttttcttcctatcctgtATTTCCTGAACAGATTGTGTAGCCCTGTAGAACTATAGTACAGTACATCCCAGTCATGACTCTCTGTGAACCACGTCTGTATGatcgccactaaatccaactcagcctcttccattAAGCCTTTAGATCAGGAACCTTGTTTCCtttactttgagcattagtatatactgctttccaaacattgcccctttttctcatttttgaaaaagtatttagtgattcacttacctgacaCATAAACCTCTTTCCCCATTCAAAACCCAGGAGAGGCAGGAATTCATGAAACATATGCAAAGATTAAATTTTGCAAAAACATTTCTCACTTCTTcacaagggctagattcactaaagtccacaaatctatcctattcgtgtcctatccgtttccgagtcattctggctgatcgattcagtaaagcttgtccatgcaaatgatcaaatcaTAAACACGCCCCCATGTCTCATTGTAACATCGATCGACGCGCGTGTGCACTgtctccttgttggttttgaaccACATAACGCAtacgctagctctttaggacttcactgcatAGAAATGGGGGCAAGGTTTAATTGTAGACATCATTGGCGGGCTCCGAATGCGCCTatcgcaaagcattgttgtcgtaaaaaatgcaatacaagaactgtagtttttaccaacctctctttttttcttaagtgCTATTGCAAGCTGTTTAAACTGTGaccgtagctttttgaaaaatttgttggaGAGGTTTAAGGCGAAATAGCATTGGAGGTTTGTAAGCGAGCTGTGGAATTCTTTGAGTTTGTCCTCTTTTTACAGATCGATCTCGAAGTTTATTGCGCACTTCCAAACAGCTTAgcatttctctcaggaaaagaactAAGCTgatagaaggcacaacagttaacagcagttgaatgcgctgggatcatgCGCTGTTATATACAGCATACAAATCCCAGGAGGATATGCGGCTCTTTCTGCAgtgaagcacgaagcaaccaaaggcgACCCCGTGACATCAGATGCACccgacaatctagctggaaggaagggggggagggattgcTGGCCCTTAagatatttttgattttttaaaaaatttggcattgatatataaaatgtacaatgcgcaaggagaggACAGGGTCAATCCGTGATTTTCTtgccatgcgcattacaaatctgAGATTCACTCCCGTGCTCACTATGCCCATTCCATAAAaaggtttgctcaataaagaaatattatatatatataaaaaaaagatctctaacgcttatgtacatgaaagtttacatatatttaaagtttagatatattttggattttttgcggggtaaatatatatatatatatattaatgagGTTCTTAACATGCAAgcggcagttgctaggcaggaataaTCAGCGAAGATGTAaagcgattggtcctcagcagtcgaaaCATTTTGGAACGGAAAGGCCAGTCGAAATGGTTTAATGAATCGATGCCTTacgaaatttacatgcctttttactcatttgcatgcacagatcggatagggtgcggatggggtctggaggaagtgCGAATGGGGTCTGGAGAAAGGGTAGTGAATCGAGCCGTAGTAGaaaagtgagcgcaaaccgagcAGTAcgcaatcggtttgcttagtgaatctagccctaattaCCTCCATTGTGCTTCTTCTGCTTGTTGTTATATAGGTGTCCCATGCTCTTTACCTGCTGGTTTGTACATTTAGTTACCAATAATTATAGTAAATAATTATTATGCCTCCTCCTATGTATTCAGTGTTGTTTTGGTGTTCGTCATCTTGGCCCAATTCTGTTCCACTAGTTATTTAGCTGTGCACCAATCCAACCCTGAATATAAagaaggaattctatgagcttcggagcatttaccttcaGTGTGCTATACTACCAAGTGAAATCTGTTCTTCACATCCTATAATGCATCAGGATAGGGTTGCAGAAATCTAGGACTAGTTCAGAATCTCCCTCCTGAAACTAGGTAACTTTGCAGCTTTCTAGCTTTAACCATTAAGCCCCTCCATTTGAGGTATGTGCATGCAGGGTCCTCCTGCTTACCTACAAAGCATTACTGCCACCATGCCCAGATAGGCTCTActgtatacagtcaaaccttggtttgcacgcataattcgttccagaagcatgttagtaatccaaagcactcgtatatcaaagtgaattttctcataggaaataatggaaactcacgacgatttgttccacaacccaaaaatattaatacaaaatactatacgtacttgtattgcaagacctcgctcacttagaacagttactacactccCGCGGCGTCAGAGacagaaccatcagctcagttgtgattcGTGTATACTGTatttacttgtattgcaagactttgctcgtttagaacagtcactacactatagcagcgtcagagagaaccatcagctcagttgtgatgtgatgcatgtatactgtatgtactcatattgcatgTATGtaatgtactcgtattgcaagactttgcttgtttagaacagtgacTACACTCTTgctgtgtcagagagagaagaaccatcggctcatttgtgatgtgtgtatactgtatgtacttgtgttGCAAGGCAtcacttgtatatcaagttaaaatttaataaaatgttttacttgtcttgcaaaacacttgcaaaccaagttacttgcaaatcaagttacttacaatccaaggttttactgtattttccctgctacttctggAGCAATGTTGGGTGGAGGAGGGATGGGTGAGAAAAGAAGTAAATTAAGGGAAGAGGAAATTCTGGTATATGGGCCCAATATAGCGTTAATCTGACCCTGTTTACCACACTGCTCAATAAGGTGGGGGACACttcatatactgctttttctgtgtgcttataatcaaagcagtttatgtaTTTTAGACATGTATTTAttgtgtacctggagcaatgaagtgttaagtgaccagtcacaaggagctgcagtaggaattgaactcaTAACTTCAAGGTGCCGAGCCGAGTCAGCTACTTGAACCACTAAGCCAcgcccaagtttttttttttcccaaaacttGGAAAAGCTGCCATCCCTTAGTTCCTACTTTCTGTACTTTCCTTAAAATAATATTATGTCTCTTACATTCTTTCAGATACCCTGCAAACATATCTTCTGTATCATAGCTTGAAGTCACCCTTTCCTCTCTCACTTTAACATACTGATGATCATTTGGAAAAATGGAGTAGTGGAGAGCTGATAGAGGAGTTTGTAATAACACCTGCAAATATATATCAGTCACCACAGAACTGAATCTAATGGCTGTAAAGAAAAATCTTTTGACTATAAATGTGTCTCAATGCCTTTATTTAAGGCAGTAGTTGAAAAACATGTTTATGTGATTTAGTTTGGTCAATTCACGGCAGGATTCCATCATTCAAAGAAATCATTTAGAAAAGTGATAGCAAAAATTGAATGCTATGGTGATGTATGTGAGGGTTTATGATTgctctttcttttcctctgtttCAACCTTTATTTTATACTTATAAATAATTTTGCTGCATTCcttcttgtttctttttctgcTCTTGATGACTCTGATGAAAAGATGATCGTTGGTTCTTCCATTTACAAACACAGCTTGAAATATGTTTGAAAGATTACAAATTAGTTTTATCAGTCCTGAAAATGCCTCCATATAGTGTTCCTGATAATTCTTTTCCGTTCTTCAGGACatatttgctgctgttgctgtaaGACTGAGCTATCCTACTCTTAGCAGACTGGCATTCTTCTCTGTTACGTGTAATTTTCCATTCGTTTTCTGCTtggaatcttttttttattttttcctgaaatatgtttttttttctaattctttattcattttttaaaaacttgcaATAAGTGTAACAACATTTATAGCATTTAAAATTCAAATATAACACttttaatattctgttaaacacTATATCAGACTTTATCCCCCTTCCCCCTAATCAATTACATTCTTAAAATTCCAGAAAATCTTCCATTAAACCCCATTCTTATATACCTTATTTAATGTTCAAATCAATAATGATTTATTGATCTGAAATATGTTTTTAATAGTACCCAAATATAGAGGCCCAAGGAGAGCACCTCTTAGCCAAATGAAAAGCTGAACATAAAGTAATCAAAGAAGTGCAGTACAGAGAGAAGATAAAATGGGAATTAATTAAAATAGCACCAGTGACTCATTTATTGCTTTCTAGTACTGTGAGTATCCAGTAATTTTTAACTACAAACTCAGAAGTGGTTAATTACTGCATTATCCTCTGTTGTACAGATTATGCTTGTCAGAGACATCTCTTTTGCCTCCGCTAGTGTGAGGTGTGAACTTTTGACTTGGAAAGCTCATGCAGTTTCTAGAAACTAGGGCTGATGTTTCTGCCTTCCTACCAGGAGGAGGAAACACCACTATGGAGAGAAATTGAgggataataaaaccctagagctcATCAGAATGGTCTTGTCTTTGGCTGTCTGTGCCCTGGCCACTGAACCATTAAGCAAGAGAAGCTTGTGACAACTTAATATAGTGAAAGAACACAGACAGAATATATTAAGTTAGTGCACTGATTCCCAGGTGGGTCTGGACAgggactagatcagtggttcttccagtgcaataggtgtgtcattctagacaagcaaGTAATCTCCCCCAGGCTGCAAGCCTTTGCAGAAGGAATtcattccagatttttttctgtatccATCCTACTTCACTGAGAGATCTACTGCCACATACAGTTAATCCCCAAGCAAGCAAGAGTTCTACTGAAATTAGGtgaagcagtggtgtagtgagggtcattggtgcccctccccaccctcttttcTGCTTCCCCCTGCTGTGCACGTGCCCCCtccctgacgtcacttcctaggtgcaggacccAGAAGGGATGGCAGCGAGAGCAGACACCGATGCaaacagcaagtttgtgatgctgctcgcaccaggaaaattaaagaggtacgagagaAGGGGTGCACACCTTTTTTGGGGTAGTCTAGTGGCCTACCCTTTCctcaaataaaatattaaatctcAGGTACTTAGCGACACCCTCCTACCTCACCGTACCTTACAAGAAATGCAGAAATGATGCCTCTGGTGCTGACATCTTGAAAAAAAGGTGATTCCCTGCCATGTACAGTGCATCCTGGGAATGCACGATGCAGGACCTGTATGACATATAAGCAAATTTTCCTTAAATGGCAGCAGACCCTAGCTGGTGAATCCACAGGATGCACCATGCAGGGCAGGGAATCACAATGTTTCAAGATGGTAGCACCAGAAgcaggagtgggcatcactcctgtctTTCTTGTAAGGTAGAACGGGTGGAAGGGTATCACTAGACAGTAGGGATTTAATTTTTGAGGCAAGGTGGTTAGGTGGTCCACTAGACTACCCGGGTTATCCCTTGAACTGTGTGTGTGGGTGTCAGCTCAGGTTGGATCACTGGGGAAGGGGATATGCTAGTCCACcaaggggggagggacagggcctgtgccgatctccgaatggctgcagtcagctctcgcaggactcacgagaactgactgCTGCCATTTTGAGTTTGGCGCGGGACCATGAAGGGCTTGTTCCTGATCTCTGTGCTTCTGGCCTGTGCACTGCTGGCTGGGAAATAGATGAGACAGCCATCTAAGGAGagaggaatttaaaaaggtaccgagggggtaTAATTAAAGGTACgaggggatgattaaaaaggtactggggtggtacgtgggggatgatttaaggtactaggGTCACATGgtggatgatttaaggtacatgggggtatgggggatgatttaaggtactggggtaACATGGAGGGTATGGggtctgcctgtcactaggcctgcctgcctgtcactaggcctgcctgctctgtgccctgtccctgcccgccctgtgccaagtcccagcctaccactagaccaccagaggggaggaCAGGGTactgagcctggcagggaggggggaacagggtgcagagcctggcatggagaatttggttcagaatgtttttttccttgttttcctcctttaaatctaggatgcatcttatggtcaggtgcgtcttatggagcaaaaaatatggtatatgtgGTTAAAACAAATATTTATAACAAAATGTAGAGTGGTCAGGCAGCACTATAGTTGACCGACAATGTGCAAGATATTAATTAGTCCCCTCTCACCTAGACTAAAAGAACTGGGAAAACAGAAGTTATAGTGAAAATCAATATGTCTGAAACCTAATATTTTGTACAAGGTCTTTAGCTGTGTTAGCACTTGATTTTAAACTGAGATAAAAGAGAATGTGAAATGAACTCCTAGCTTGAAAACAAGTGCGGGGAAACAAAGCATTTTGAGTTGTCGGTCCTTGCCTACCACAATTCAATCTATTTTGAACAGTCATTTCACAGCTATATAATAGGCTCCTAAACTGATCATAAAAAAACCAGAGAAAGGGTCACAGAATTTCCATTAAGCACACCAAGAAGGAGCCAGCGCAGTGAGTTAGTTGTGCAGTGCTGactttaaaaacacaaaaaaactgtaTGCTTGTAGAATGTAAAACTAAAACACTGACTTGATTAAAGGTCCATTGATTCTGCTACACAAATCCTTAGTGAGCCTGAAAAGGCACTGTAAGATATCTTAACATATTTCCCATTTTATCTAGAATgtgatctgaaaaaaaaaaatattcaataaaGTTACACAAGGTCACATTATGATtacatcaatttaaaaaaatgcataagAACCATCTAAAAttgcatctaactttagacctatcgcTAATATCCCTCTGgtaaccaaaatagcagaaggggtggtaaatgccGAACTCACTACATATTTGGAGAAACACATCTTACACGACAACCAATCCGGCTTCCTATCAAGTCACAGTACCGAAACAATTATAGCTTTTCTGTTTGATTACCTTCACCTACTTTTCAGCCAAGGATCAAGTGCTCTGATATTACAACTTGATCTGAGTAgtgcatttgacttggttgaccatgCTATTCTGCTGGACTGTTTGAcatctattggaatctcaggcCATATTCTCAATTGGTTCCATGGGTTTCTGGGAAATAGATCCTATAAGGTGTTTAAGGACGATATTATCTCCTACGGTTGGGACAACCCCTGTGGgatcccgcagggctcccccttatcacccaccctgttcaacatctatcttgcctccctaggaaacctcttgCAGAGTctaaagctcaaattcttcatctacgcggacgacatcaccatagtcaTTCCGCTATCCTGCTTTACATCAGAGCTGCTAAATTCTCTTATCATTTATTCTAAATCAGGTTGAACTTTGGTTGTCAGCGTTTAGATTAAAgttaaattcagaaaaaactaaatttttcttggcagctccaaatgacaaaatcaaggaaactacGTTACATGTGAATGGGCTGGATTATTGCATTGAGCAATCCTTAAAAAcactaggagtcactttagacaagcatctcactctggagaaacactctgacctagtatttaagaaaagtatCTTGGTGCTTTGGAAACTCCACACCATAAAAAAGTACTTTGATGATGCCTCTTTTCGTCTGTTGGTACAATCTTCTAGTCTGAGTGTTCTAGAtaactgtaacatcatatacctaggtaccttcaagaaaatcaccaggaagtTGAGGTTGGTCCAAAATACTGCTGTCCATCTCAtatttggcctgaagaaatgggaacatcacccctttctaccacaagttgcactggctgccgttcaaatccagagttctatttaagttctcatgcatctgctacaaaacagtattcggtatctttaccctcacttcaacctgagttacaacaataagagctcctgcagaataaatctgttcgcttttccctcactaaaatcgtgtcatcttaaaagattgttcgaaagaaccttctcttttcaagcgccttaactaaattcatggctcgcccaaattgtgcTTGATGCCTCTTCATATCTCAGTTTTAGAAAGCAGGTTAAAACTCAACTATTCAACAGACCGAATCCTTAACGTACTTCATCACTATCTCCTCTCACtcttttaagattgttgctccctccTTATGGCTTGTATGTATATACttattgtatgtatttttttccttcacttaaattgtagacgtataactagtttgacttctatgactgcatttttttttttcaatttcaattgcattgtttgtatttcatctaactgctgtgaaccgcctagaactccctgggtatggcggtatacaaaaataaaattattattattattattataagcaaTAGTCTCAAAATGAGGTCTTGAAAGACAGTAAGGAGAAAAAATTGTTCACTGGTTCAATCTCTTTACTTGGACATGCTGCTGttcatctctttttccagtgccaGGATAAACTGGTGGTTTAGAAAAAGTAATTGCCCATGAGGTAGAAATGTATTAAGTATTGTTTCCGTCTTGTCTGCTTTCAAGATGACATCACTTCCCTGACTCAGCAACCTCAGATGCTCTATTAGATACTTCACTATCAGCTTCAAAGTGTCTTCTGCCAGAGTCAGGTTATCATGCATATCACAGATGAGAACAAAGCCAAGCGACAGCACCCCCAGCCATAAAACTGTCTTGCATTCATGAAATGGGTCACCCGGGGCCAGACTGAACACGCCAAATTCTGCATCCTGAAGATTAACAGTTTCCTCTCCTGGTGAGACAACTTCATAAATGGGTTTCTCCAAGGCCTGACGTGTCAAAATACAAGCTGATGTGacatgtctaaaaaaaaaaaaaatccattaaaaTGTTATTGATAATTTGAATGGTTGAAATCAAGTAATCCAATTGGTCACAACTCTATAACAACAAACCCTTTAGCTACTGAAGTAGGATACTCTAAATTGTTTTCAAAGTTAGCTCTAGCAGAGAATAgtgagctgcacgggaacagggatcagAGGGATCTTGTGGAACCTGTGGGATGCCCAAAAGGATGGAATAAGTTACTGCAGGATTTCTGGTGATTTGGAATGTACTGAGTGAGGCAACTGAAGTtctagaatgaggcttggaacacaGAGACCTTTGGAGCTCCAGCATGTGGTTTGTAATTCCCAGTTAGGCTGCCATGACaccagactgaggcttggaaTACTCATTGGTTGAAGAGTACATACCACCTGAAAAAAACATGGGAGGATGTTGATGTCGGGAAGAAACGGAGGGCTATGAGTAAGTAGTAGCACGTACTTA is a window from the Geotrypetes seraphini chromosome 1, aGeoSer1.1, whole genome shotgun sequence genome containing:
- the AP5S1 gene encoding AP-5 complex subunit sigma-1, with protein sequence MVHGFLIHTLGCSPSGDADLTRVLYSQTFSSEAFDQAADLERVRLLRKEQMLAVARHVTSACILTRQALEKPIYEVVSPGEETVNLQDAEFGVFSLAPGDPFHECKTVLWLGVLSLGFVLICDMHDNLTLAEDTLKLIVKYLIEHLRLLSQGSDVILKADKTETILNTFLPHGQLLFLNHQFILALEKEMNSSMSK